The Toxorhynchites rutilus septentrionalis strain SRP chromosome 3, ASM2978413v1, whole genome shotgun sequence genome includes a region encoding these proteins:
- the LOC129779001 gene encoding small VCP/p97-interacting protein, with product MGLCLSCCRGSSEELLTPDAELRRKQQLDAAERRRVQNETRGIKDPEKVRRMQQKAQETEKREQEAAKMGNTQPVLTWQQD from the exons ATGGGTTTATGTTTGTCCTGCTGCAGAGGATCATCGGAAGAATTACTGACTCCAGATGCG GAACTCAGACGAAAGCAACAACTTGATGCAGCAGAAAGACGACGTGTACAGAACGAAACAAGAGGAATTAAGGATCCTGAAAAAGTGCGTCGCATGCAACAGAAGGCACAAGAAACTGAAAAACGTGAACAGGAAGCTGCAAAAATGGGAAATACTCAGCCTGTATTGACT TGGCAACAAGACTGA